One genomic segment of Catalinimonas alkaloidigena includes these proteins:
- the priA gene encoding replication restart helicase PriA — protein sequence MDQLKLNVEAPDERITWFADVMLPVPIPKLFTYRIPKDLEQIVQVGSRVIVQFGSKKVLTGVIGKLHQDPPKKYQARYILEVLDEQAVVHPVQIKHFHWIAAYYACTIGEVLNVALPSGLKLSSESKVQMNPEFDLEEFEGSFNDKEYQVIEALQEKQTLTYNEIGNLLNEKNFYHVIKSLIRKEAVLIFEEVKEKYRPKIVKRVRLSKKYAHDTISLEKLFEQLEKQPKQMDVLLRYLQLKPAFQKLEENERGLLKSSLNNESVSTSSVNTLVKNGVLEEFEEIVSRFQPVVATQEAKIQLTDSQQEAKNQILTHFNDKETVLLHGVTGSGKTEIYIDLIQDVLSSGGQVLYLLPEIALTTQIVYRLKKIFGDQMGIYHSKFSDNERVEVWQGILDGRYPLVVGVRSAVLLPFENLGLVIVDEEHEISYKQFDPAPRYHARDVAIVLAKLHHAKTLLGSATPSVESYQNAIQGKYGLVQLNRRYGNAQLPEIELVDIRKERKRRTMREDFSSVLLQHMEATLGLKEQVIIFQNRRGYSPYILCEDCGHIPKCEQCDVSLTYHQFAYELRCHYCGHHEKLHLECEACGSTKLRTAGYGTEKLEEEIQMLIPTAKVQRMDLDTTRKKNSYQNIIDAFAKHELDILVGTQMVSKGLDFDGVSLVGILDADRMIHFPDFRSHERTFQLITQVSGRSGRRDKVGKVIIQTTNLEQPILHKIVSNDYIGLFQEEIAERQEYHYPPFVRLIRITIKNPDKLSCSKAAKQLSENLRDILGPKRVLGPEEPLISRLRNQYLMQLMIKLERKQSFIQEAKKIIIDACTMLEKDKQLKRTNTVIDVDPY from the coding sequence TTGGATCAGTTAAAACTCAATGTAGAAGCCCCCGACGAGCGAATCACCTGGTTTGCCGATGTGATGCTGCCGGTACCTATTCCTAAACTTTTTACTTATCGTATACCCAAAGACCTGGAACAGATCGTTCAGGTGGGTAGCCGTGTCATTGTGCAGTTTGGAAGTAAAAAGGTGCTCACAGGAGTAATCGGCAAACTTCACCAAGACCCTCCTAAAAAATATCAGGCCCGCTATATTCTTGAAGTGTTAGATGAGCAGGCAGTAGTCCACCCCGTTCAGATCAAGCATTTTCACTGGATTGCTGCATATTATGCATGCACAATTGGAGAAGTGCTCAATGTGGCTTTGCCATCAGGGCTGAAGCTGAGTAGTGAGTCCAAAGTGCAAATGAATCCTGAATTTGATCTGGAAGAATTTGAAGGAAGCTTTAACGACAAAGAATATCAGGTTATAGAAGCTTTACAGGAAAAACAAACCCTTACTTATAATGAGATTGGTAACCTGCTCAATGAGAAAAATTTTTATCACGTCATCAAGTCGCTGATCCGCAAGGAGGCAGTTTTAATCTTTGAGGAGGTAAAAGAAAAATACCGTCCTAAAATTGTAAAAAGGGTAAGGCTGAGTAAAAAGTACGCGCATGATACTATCAGCCTGGAAAAGCTTTTTGAGCAGTTGGAAAAACAACCCAAGCAAATGGATGTCCTCCTCCGTTATCTTCAGCTAAAACCAGCATTCCAAAAGCTTGAAGAAAATGAAAGAGGCCTGCTCAAATCTTCTCTGAATAATGAAAGTGTCTCTACTTCCTCTGTCAACACACTGGTTAAAAACGGCGTGTTAGAAGAGTTTGAGGAGATCGTTTCCCGCTTCCAGCCTGTTGTGGCTACCCAGGAGGCTAAAATACAACTCACTGACAGTCAGCAGGAAGCCAAAAATCAGATTCTTACCCATTTTAATGATAAAGAAACGGTATTACTCCACGGTGTCACCGGGAGCGGTAAAACAGAAATTTACATTGACCTGATTCAGGATGTACTCTCTAGCGGCGGACAGGTGCTTTACCTTTTACCTGAAATTGCCCTTACCACTCAAATCGTTTACCGCTTAAAGAAAATTTTTGGTGATCAGATGGGCATATATCACTCAAAGTTTTCTGATAATGAAAGAGTGGAAGTCTGGCAGGGCATACTGGATGGCCGCTACCCACTGGTGGTGGGCGTCCGTTCCGCGGTACTTCTTCCCTTCGAGAACCTGGGGCTGGTCATCGTAGATGAAGAACATGAAATTTCCTATAAGCAGTTTGACCCTGCTCCACGCTATCATGCTCGTGATGTAGCGATCGTTTTAGCCAAACTGCATCATGCCAAAACGCTTTTAGGTTCTGCTACCCCTTCTGTTGAATCATACCAGAATGCGATACAGGGGAAATACGGTTTGGTACAACTTAACCGCAGGTATGGCAATGCCCAACTTCCAGAAATAGAGCTGGTAGATATCAGAAAAGAAAGAAAACGTCGTACCATGCGAGAGGACTTTTCTTCCGTACTACTCCAGCATATGGAAGCTACGCTCGGCCTGAAAGAACAAGTCATAATTTTTCAAAACAGAAGAGGTTACTCTCCATATATTTTATGTGAAGACTGTGGCCACATTCCTAAATGTGAACAATGTGATGTCAGTCTCACTTACCATCAGTTTGCGTATGAATTACGCTGCCATTACTGTGGGCATCATGAGAAACTACACCTGGAATGTGAGGCCTGTGGTTCCACAAAGCTCAGGACAGCCGGCTATGGTACGGAAAAGCTGGAGGAAGAAATTCAAATGCTCATTCCCACTGCAAAGGTTCAGCGCATGGACCTGGATACCACACGCAAGAAAAACAGTTACCAGAATATCATTGATGCATTCGCCAAGCATGAACTAGACATACTGGTAGGAACTCAGATGGTGAGTAAAGGCCTGGATTTTGACGGAGTAAGCCTGGTAGGTATACTCGACGCTGACCGTATGATTCACTTCCCTGACTTTCGTTCTCATGAGCGTACTTTTCAGCTCATTACTCAGGTGAGTGGCCGGTCGGGAAGGCGTGATAAAGTGGGGAAAGTAATTATCCAGACGACTAATCTGGAGCAGCCTATTCTTCACAAGATTGTTTCTAATGACTACATCGGTCTTTTTCAGGAAGAGATCGCTGAACGTCAGGAGTATCATTATCCACCCTTCGTGAGACTGATTCGTATTACCATCAAGAATCCTGATAAGCTGAGCTGTAGCAAAGCTGCTAAGCAACTCAGCGAAAACCTGAGAGATATATTGGGGCCTAAAAGGGTGCTAGGACCGGAAGAGCCTTTGATTTCTCGCCTAAGAAACCAATACCTGATGCAGTTGATGATCAAACTAGAGCGGAAGCAGTCTTTTATCCAGGAAGCAAAAAAAATTATCATTGATGCCTGCACTATGTTGGAAAAAGATAAGCAGCTCAAAAGAACCAATACTGTAATTGATGTTGATCCTTATTAA